The Chelonoidis abingdonii isolate Lonesome George chromosome 11, CheloAbing_2.0, whole genome shotgun sequence genomic interval CTCTTAAAATTCTGCAAGACTTGGAACTGTAGAACCCAGGAAGTGCTACAAGGCTCCAGATTCTAGAATCCAGGAAGCGCTAACATTCGAAATGAAATGATCCAGGGATTCTCCTCCCAGCCAGCAACCAAAGTTTCAGCACCACAAAGTAAAGAGCCTTCAGATTCTAACTCAGGAAAAagttggaggtggggagaggaattTGGAGCTTAATTGCAGCCTATCTTCAGACACAATGATGAATTTGTGATGCTCTCCGTTTCTTTTCcaaaaaattctattttcatCCTCCGACAGACAGTGGGCCAGACATGCAGCTGGTGCAGACTGGCTTGGCTCTACATGGGTGGCGCTAGACCTGCTTTACAGCACCTGAGAGCCTGACCCAGTGGTTGATTTGGCAGACGAGAGATAACAGTGAGGTCCCAATCACGTGTAGTCATTTGCTTAGACtgtcagctccttggggcagagatcaTCTCTTTGTTCCGTGTCTGAACGGTGCTTAGCTcgatggggtcctgctccatgactacCACAGTAcagaataataattttaaatcCCATGGCACGTGTTGCACTAATAGGTGCATCAGCCTCAGCATTTTGGCCAGATTCCACCTTGGGTAATGACATTTGGCCAACCTAAATTCCCCCGCCATAACTGGATAAAAAatccttcttcacttcctgccttaaactgctgggcagcgtggccatgcagctgttaaacagctgttgaGTGtcaacccagaggtggctgcatttcactgtgaGTGAAATCATCTCAGTTTGCAATTGTTCTGTAAAACTGGAGGAGCTCTTGGGGCTGTTGGATGAAAGAAAGTGCTCAGATGCCAGCTGGCTTGATGGCAGTGCCCTGTCCCCTATTGCAGGTGAGAGACAGGCCATTAATGACCTTTGTTATCGGTCCTGATGGGAAAATGAAGGGAAGCAGTTGGGTTTACATCAAGGCTACAGTGCTGGGAAAGAACCCAGCTAAAGGTGGAATCGAGCCCAGAGGGGCCCCCTGCTTAGTGGGCTGAAGCTGGAAAAGGAAGCTGATTGCCAATCACAATGAAGGCCGTATTGCTGATTGCAATAGAAACCTTTGCTCCCAGGTGGGGCACTGGCTCCACTACATAGGAGCCCatggcactgtcttcagagcagtTAATTGTGTGTGGAATGTGCCTGAACTCTGGGCTGCTCGCTGCGGCGTAGGGCAAAGCTCCCGCCTCCCAAAgcaggggcaggcccaggcctgcTGGAAGGCAGCACCACGGACGGGGAGTGTGTCCAGTGATATTTAAAGTGGGAAAGGCAGCAGCCTAGGCCACAGCAGACCTGAcgtctctctctggctctgctactggcaTGACGTATGACCTTGACCCCGtcacttttcctttctttgtctATGTAGATTGCTggttcttggggcagggactgtctctcactatgggTATGTACAGCACGGAGCAGATGGGGCCTATAGATGCTAACATAATGCTAATAATAAAAGCTCTTTGTGCTGGACTGAGACTAGACATCGAGCTATATCATTCAGCAGCATCTGTAATCACAGCTCTGCTGTGATGCTACAGGGTGAGCGAGTATTGCAGCAGGAGGAGGCGCGTGGTAGCCTGTATCTAGCCAGCACTCCCTTCCAGGACTGAAGATCCCAGGCCAGAATTGAGAGAGACCCTGACATAAGCTGAGAGCTGAAGAGCCAGGGAGAATCATAGGGTCTGTCTATGTCCTGCATCCTCCAAAAAGAATCTCCCTTTATACTCATCGTGGTGTTCATGATAAATGTGAATTTGAATAAGGTCCGTGACCTCTGCAGAGGCAGTTTCTATGGGCCTGCCTCCCCGCTCTGGGCATTGCGACGTGGACCACACGGTCGCTCCGCCACTCAAATATGGTGTGTCTGGAGAGGTGGATGCACCAAACCTGAGTAGCGCTGCGACTGCCCAGAACGGGGAgtaagcccccacccccagggacaGGAGCCACTGTTCTGGAGTGAATGCGGGCCAGGCTCGTTCTCAACGCCCTTGCAACCAAGCCGTGACTCTTCCGTGACTATGGGTTTCTTCCCCCTCATCTCTACCATGGAATTAACTAAAAATTTGCATGGCAAAGTCGTAGACTTAATCacagtccagccccctcccttctccatcagGAGATGCTTTCTCCAATCTCCTGGCCTGGCAATATCTCAGGAGTGGTGTAATTTTCCTCATTGTCTAAAGGGATAGGAATGGATGTGAAACTGACTTTTGTAAGTTACAtggttataaacaaacaaacaaacaatttttttctgaattcagGGAATATCAGTGTTGAAACTGACTGGCAGCTAGTTCAGGGCAAAATAATTGCACTTTAATATCCCTGATGGGAAAAAATTCTGTATGGTTTTGCGGATATGAAGCCAACATTGAGCTCTAGAAACAGAACAGGGGGAGATAGAAATTATAGGGTTCTTTAGAATTTAATAGataatctagggtgaccagacagcaaatgtgaaaaatcgggacaggaggtataggtgtaataggagtctatataagaaaaagaccccaaaattgggactatccctataaaattgggacatctggtcaccctaaaataATCTGAGCCTGCCTGTGGGTTTTTTGAACCAACCCAGAGATCATAGCAGGGATAATCTATCAGACGGTGGTGTTTTCTGTGGGACATTTCCATCATGTGATCAAATCTTTGCCGGTATTTTGCAATGGGAAATAGCAGAACAACTGATATTCAGCTTTGGAAAGTGCCTCTGTAGCAGTTATTCACTAGGGATTTTGCAAAGCacaatgtgtgccatgttaaaaGCAATGTCAAAATAGCTCTGAACTGTTACTGGCTGCTGTGGAAATATtaagctttgttttttgtttaaaaaataactctTAACTCAttaaaaagaattctctgtggaaGCTATTACCATCACTCCAGTTAATAAACTAAACTAGTCTGTCTGCATTTTTACACGGTACCATGACTCTAGGGAGACAGAGAATTAAACATTGTTTCACTTCGTTTTCACATAGCAGAGAACAAATCAGCCAACATGTAGTTCCCTCAATAATCCTCCgccttttaaaatgttagaaGATCTATCCTGGTCCATCTAGAGCTTCTCCTCTGTGTATGTTCGTCAGTGTATATTTGatgaagtttttttctttttaaaactatcataaaaaaaccctccaaaaccCTTAAATGAAAGAAACTGACTCATGAGCAAACTGTTACGGGGACCATGTGGCAGGAACAAAATCAATTTCAAATGGCACCCAAAACACAGACACAGGACTGCAGATCAGTGAATAATGTCCCCACTCTGTTCCCAGACTTCCACGACTCGGCTGTGAACCACTGATCCTTGAACTGCGGGACAAAGATCGGATGTGAGAGCTGGTAGATCAGAGagcctgtgatgaagtgggagcAAACATTTCATTAACACCAATCAAGTTTCTCATAGCCTCAGCTTCTGGATTCAGCATTTCTGATGTCAGTAATTTACAGTAATAAGGAATGAGATCACAGCAGGTCTGTTTGGGACAGTGGAGGTCAGGCTGGGTCTAAGCTGCATGCCTGTACCTGGGGCTCGGGTACAAAGAAGAGGTAAGGGTCCACCTTCATTTTAACTTCACTGGGGTATTGCTGGTTTCTGGCTTGAATGTGGGGGATTCATACTGGTTGGTGTGTCTGTCACTGCTGCTCTCttctggatggaatcagaactgcttgaTCACCCATCATAGGCCCTGTATTGCTAAGAGTTGATGAGGATTCTCCTTGAGCGCAGGCAGCAGTGGCCGGGAGCACCTACCCCTGGGCATTCCCAAGCCTGCAGCATGGTGATAACAGGAATGAAATCCAAGCCAGATTTCTTAGTGTTATTACCACTGTGTAGACAAGAGCTAACCCAAGCTGATGATGCAAAAACTGCGCCCAGTTCTGGTTGAAGTGCAGCTTCCCTCAGGTATGATGAAAATCCCTAGAGAGGTCCGGGGTGATGAGCACTGGATGCTGGCGCTGCCTGATAGCAGGGACACAGACCCAGTGTGCAGTCTCTCTAATTGCTGGCTCTGAGGTCTGTGTGTGTGGCTCTGCCGGCCCTGGGTCCAGCTGTTCCTGGTGCCGAGAAGCAGGCAGAGGGGATTTATCTCCCGTCATGGCCCTATACTGTGTGCACAACATCCCAGGAAAATAGACCAGCACATGGACCACATGAAGGCCCGTGGATAGCAGAAGGTGTTTTGAGCTGGGACCATTTCTCATTTCAAAGCCTCTTGCTGCCCTCTCTTCATTCCCATGGAGACAGTTTGGGGGGAGGCGTCTCAGAGATCCATTATTTCTGTTGGCAAAATCCTACCCCCAATCTCCCCACAGcaaatttaaacagaaatgttttttttcccacagtgAGCTGGTGGAACTCACTGATACAAAGGTCAGAGAGGCCAGGAGCTTAGCAGGATTTGCAAAAGGACTGGGGCTTTTTCTGTGTAACAAGAAGATCCAGAGTTGGAAGAGTAAGGCGCTTTGGAAGGGACTAGCCACCCATCTGCTTCCCATCAGGGCTCATCAGCCACCCATCAGGGCCAGCGGAGGTCAGGAGAAAACTTCCCCCCAGACAGCTTATTCCATTGCTACAGAGTTTTAGCCTCTGAGGatgctggtgctggccactgttggagacaggctaGTGGCTAGATGGGTCCTTGGTTGGATCCAGTGTGGCCATTGCTATGTTCCTAGGtcctgggcaggggagggaggtgccCGCTTCTTTTGGAGCCACCTGGCACTGTCTCTGTCTTTTTCTGGAAGGTTAGCTGGGCATTAGGCTTGAGCCTGCATGGCGAGGAAGGGGTCAGTTTGAAGGCAGAGTTACCCTCCCACACCCTACAGAATCAGTGTTCTGTGGTGGGAGGATGCAGTCTTCCTGGCTGGTGACCAGCTGTCCCCCAGGAGGCCCTGGTGCTCCCAGATGGTCATGTTGTCATCACCACGCTACTGAAAAGGAGGGATTGGAAAATGCTTTGGCAAGGGGGAAGGAAGAGTTGCATCCCAGCTGCTCCCTtgggccctggggctcctggaaCTAGCGAGAGCAGGAGTGGCACCTTTGGGGGAACTAAAGCTGCCATCCTCCGGTGGATGCACTGGAGTTGCCCCGTGAGAcatggaaggaaaggaaaggggaaaaaaatgaatgaaagaaggaaggagaggtgaagaaagagaaagaaagaaagaaagacaccaGGGGAAACAACCAGTTAAAAAGGAAGGCTGAAGTGATTCTCCTTGGAGCTCAGTGTTGGGTGGGCAGGATCAGACGTTGCTGATGCGAACGCTCAGGGGGCTGCCCTCCCGCTCTGATTTCTCCCGGAAGGTCTCCTCCAGCTTTAGCTTCTCGGGGTCCCTGAACCGCACTGTCTCGTGAACGCAGCACAGGGGCGACACCTTGACCACCTGGTCAAACAAGCTGAAGTCAGCCACGTACTTGCCGCTGGCCGAGAGGGAGATGACCGGGCTGAACTCGTAGCCCCACAGGATCTCCTCAGGCAGGTACGAGGTGCGCACCTGGCAGGTGGCGCTGGTCGACTCCACTGTGCCGCTGAGGATCACCACCAGCTCGAAGTCTCCTTCGCCCGTGCGTAGGGCTGTGTCCCGCAAGGGACTGGAGTCGTCCACCACGTGGTAGAAGGTGAGGGGTAGGATGAGGAAGGGGCTGTCGGAAGACGTGTCCACCTGGAAGTCCACATTGACCTGGTTGAGCAGGATGCAGTCCCCTTCCTTGGTGAGGTAGGTGTTGAGCAGCTTGCCGGTCACCTGGCAGCCAATTAACAGGCTCTTGCGCATGTTGGCCACTCGGATCATGAGGCAGGTCTTGCCGTTGTGTTGGGCTACCACCGCGTTCTGGCTGAACTTGATGGTCTCAGCTCTCTTCTTGGGACGGGCGATCTTGGCCAGGAAAGTGCCGGTGATGAAGATCTCCATGATGGTGGTGAGAACCAGCTGGCTGATGAGCAGCACAATGGCCAAGGGGCATTCTTCGCTGATGTAGCGGAAGCCATAGCCAATGGTGGTCTGGGACTCCAGGGAGAAGAGGAATGCTCCAGTCAGCGTATGAACCTGCATGACACACGGGGTGTGGTTGGCCGGGGGGTCGAACTCCAGTAGGTCCCCATGCAACAAGGCCACCAGGTACCAGATCACCCCGAAGATGAACCAGGTGCCGGCAAAGGTGGCGGAGAAGAGCAACAGCTTGTAGCGCCACTGCATGTCAATGAAGGTGGTCCACAGGTCCTTGAGATAGAGGAACCGCTTGTCAGCGATGTGCTCCATCCGCACGTTGCTCCGGCCGTCCTTGGTCATCACGCGCCGCTTGCGCAGGCCGGAGCCAATGAGGGGGCGGCTGTCGGTCTGGGTGGTCTGGCTGTAATATACCTTAGTGGCAGAAGTCATCTGGAAGAGAGGGCATAAGGGATGGGACATGGTTAGGAGCCGCCTCAGGATGGGCTGAGACCACACTCAAACGAAGGCCGTTGGGACTGAGCGTGGACAGCAGCTGGAtgagacaggcagacagacaggcagCCTGTATGCAGATTGCTGGGTTGGATAATGTATTACTAAGTAATTTATTATTAACGTTAATGAATGTTTGCCACTTTAGCCAACCGTACGGAAGGGAGACGAGGGGCGGTTTCTATTTGCTGTTACCTCtaggaatgttaaatgtttcaTTCAATGATCACCGTGGGATTTTTGTGATTGAGATCCTGCGCTCTATCTCCAGCAGTTTATTAGCTCTTCTGATTCCTGGGCTCACTTTTCAGTCTTTCTCTCCCGCGCACTCCAAATACTGGAGAAGCCTGCAAGAGAAAATTGCAAATTAATCACGAGGGGACAAGATTCTattagttttaataataaaattacttAGTGGTACATTATCTTTTAGATTCTACACCGCTTCTGGGCAGGCACagtctgtacagctcctagcgcAACGAGAATCCAAtccttcttctttttcttaaaCAACTCTACCAGTTCTTCATAGATTTGCTAGAACTGAAGTGACTTACTCTGATAAACTCAATGCGCAGACCCCTTTCGTTCCCCCTGGCTAGCGTCATGAAACCAAATGTGCCAGCTTTTCAAA includes:
- the KCNJ10 gene encoding ATP-sensitive inward rectifier potassium channel 10 encodes the protein MKHLTFLEMTSATKVYYSQTTQTDSRPLIGSGLRKRRVMTKDGRSNVRMEHIADKRFLYLKDLWTTFIDMQWRYKLLLFSATFAGTWFIFGVIWYLVALLHGDLLEFDPPANHTPCVMQVHTLTGAFLFSLESQTTIGYGFRYISEECPLAIVLLISQLVLTTIMEIFITGTFLAKIARPKKRAETIKFSQNAVVAQHNGKTCLMIRVANMRKSLLIGCQVTGKLLNTYLTKEGDCILLNQVNVDFQVDTSSDSPFLILPLTFYHVVDDSSPLRDTALRTGEGDFELVVILSGTVESTSATCQVRTSYLPEEILWGYEFSPVISLSASGKYVADFSLFDQVVKVSPLCCVHETVRFRDPEKLKLEETFREKSEREGSPLSVRISNV